Proteins from a genomic interval of Nocardia sp. BMG51109:
- a CDS encoding YbaB/EbfC family nucleoid-associated protein, with protein MSNDMDPNVALREMMRAAARTDAAVAQIRGQGQSGGGRVRVEVDATGTITKLDIAESPHPIAVGDLPALIIEAQRLACAQARESAEELRRDLSDSPEAQAMIREFHRRPAPDPSQVPSEFGATEFDYLDDAVWEPAWRRSWEE; from the coding sequence GTGAGCAACGATATGGATCCGAACGTGGCACTGAGAGAGATGATGCGCGCGGCCGCGCGCACGGATGCGGCCGTGGCGCAGATCCGCGGCCAGGGGCAATCCGGTGGTGGCCGGGTACGGGTCGAGGTCGACGCCACGGGCACCATCACGAAACTGGATATCGCCGAATCGCCGCACCCGATCGCCGTGGGCGACCTGCCTGCCCTGATCATCGAGGCCCAGCGCCTGGCCTGCGCCCAGGCCCGGGAATCGGCCGAGGAGCTGCGCCGCGACCTCAGCGACAGCCCCGAGGCACAGGCGATGATCCGCGAATTCCACCGGCGGCCCGCGCCCGATCCTTCGCAGGTCCCGTCCGAATTCGGCGCCACCGAATTCGATTACCTCGACGACGCTGTCTGGGAACCGGCGTGGCGCCGGTCCTGGGAGGAATGA
- a CDS encoding LppA family lipoprotein yields the protein MIRSRLATLALTVALPLTGCGDMHADSAGPSGEGETTRAAQRLTELPSLEATQAQLTSVVEQLGAYIATLVPGIQWRWNREQSRSGCARPYDRTGGANLYLRNYLGDKPIPAEVWPRVVDRARELAATLGATGAQTFRDDPGNKDARFYSPEGTAISLGYQVNTVIAADTGCRLPAGGATSPPATR from the coding sequence TTGATCCGTTCCCGACTCGCGACCCTGGCCCTGACCGTTGCGCTGCCCCTGACAGGATGTGGTGACATGCACGCCGACTCCGCCGGCCCCTCCGGCGAGGGCGAAACCACCCGCGCCGCACAGCGACTCACCGAACTGCCTTCCCTGGAAGCGACCCAGGCGCAACTGACGTCGGTGGTCGAACAGCTCGGCGCCTACATCGCCACGCTGGTGCCCGGCATCCAGTGGCGATGGAACCGCGAGCAGAGCCGGAGCGGCTGCGCCCGGCCGTACGACCGCACCGGCGGAGCGAACCTGTACCTGCGGAACTACCTGGGCGACAAGCCGATTCCCGCCGAGGTATGGCCGCGGGTCGTCGACCGCGCCCGGGAACTGGCGGCCACGCTCGGAGCGACCGGTGCCCAGACCTTCCGAGATGACCCGGGCAACAAGGACGCCCGCTTCTACAGCCCGGAAGGCACCGCGATCAGTCTCGGCTACCAGGTCAATACCGTCATCGCGGCCGATACCGGCTGTCGGCTTCCCGCCGGGGGCGCGACATCACCGCCCGCGACCCGATGA
- a CDS encoding alpha/beta hydrolase, with protein MTLTVSRIRAGDPDRFATAATQLTQLNQKFITTIADVNSDFDTALENWHGAGASKASIRKTGDTVAATHISTAVADQVDALNDAAAALGAARKVVVDTADAAIADGCTVSEDGHVSAPDLGGGFWQPLADDAAETYEAKLRPALIGFNELDVLYASKLTAANEALAALVKDPSGGALSDRVQQIIDGTAQLPEDPKAFAAFWDSLTPAEKDALFADDPAIGNRDGMPAIDRDHYNRIRLADELARARSGSDPRLADNLRDLEAIERTLNQDPNRMLLVLDTLSGRQPHAAVSVGNPDVADHISVTAPGVDTTVSDSLEGMTSEADALRRTAMTQLDKAGRGDETVATVVWIGADLPQPKASGPGGEVQMASPALALAGSEKLSSFYDGLAASHDGGTDPHLTAVGHSYGSTMTGIAMQRQDYDAVDDLVVYGSPGVGVPSNSGAAEALHLDPGHAYQMTAHSDPVAQLNTFGISPGYLSDFKDMSTQSTTTPDGVERDGATGHAEYARNGDNGQLRTSGYNTAVVVAGLPDQVIEGDSGGEVVLKDILTGRIIPH; from the coding sequence GTGACCCTGACGGTGTCTCGGATCCGGGCCGGCGATCCGGACCGGTTCGCGACGGCGGCGACGCAGCTGACCCAACTGAATCAGAAGTTCATCACCACCATCGCCGATGTGAACTCCGATTTCGATACCGCGCTGGAGAACTGGCACGGTGCGGGCGCGTCGAAGGCGTCCATCCGCAAGACCGGCGACACGGTGGCCGCCACCCACATCTCGACCGCGGTGGCCGACCAGGTCGACGCCCTCAACGACGCCGCGGCCGCCCTGGGCGCGGCCCGCAAGGTGGTGGTCGATACCGCCGACGCCGCGATCGCCGACGGCTGCACCGTGTCCGAGGACGGGCACGTGAGCGCCCCCGATTTGGGCGGCGGATTCTGGCAGCCGCTCGCCGACGACGCGGCCGAGACCTACGAGGCGAAACTGCGGCCCGCGCTCATCGGCTTCAACGAACTCGACGTCCTCTACGCGTCGAAGCTCACCGCCGCCAACGAGGCGCTGGCGGCACTGGTCAAGGATCCCTCGGGCGGCGCGCTGTCGGACCGGGTGCAGCAGATCATCGACGGCACAGCGCAATTGCCGGAGGATCCGAAGGCCTTCGCCGCGTTCTGGGATTCGCTGACACCGGCGGAGAAGGACGCCCTGTTCGCCGACGATCCGGCCATCGGCAACCGGGACGGGATGCCGGCGATCGACCGCGACCACTACAACCGGATCAGGCTCGCCGACGAGCTGGCCCGTGCCCGTTCGGGCAGTGATCCCAGGCTGGCCGACAACCTGCGGGACCTCGAGGCGATCGAGCGGACGCTGAATCAGGACCCCAACCGGATGCTGCTGGTGCTCGACACGCTGTCGGGACGCCAGCCGCATGCCGCAGTCTCGGTCGGCAATCCGGATGTCGCCGACCACATCTCGGTCACCGCCCCCGGCGTGGACACCACCGTGAGCGATTCGCTGGAGGGCATGACCAGCGAGGCCGACGCGCTGCGGCGGACGGCGATGACACAGCTCGACAAGGCCGGCCGGGGGGACGAAACGGTCGCGACCGTCGTCTGGATCGGTGCGGATCTGCCGCAGCCCAAGGCTTCCGGTCCCGGGGGCGAGGTCCAGATGGCCAGTCCCGCACTGGCGTTGGCGGGTTCGGAGAAGTTGTCGTCGTTCTACGACGGCCTGGCGGCATCCCACGACGGCGGCACCGATCCGCATCTCACCGCGGTCGGGCATTCGTACGGATCCACGATGACCGGAATCGCCATGCAGCGCCAGGATTACGACGCGGTCGACGATCTCGTGGTCTATGGATCCCCCGGGGTCGGGGTTCCGTCCAACAGTGGCGCCGCCGAGGCCCTGCACCTGGATCCCGGTCACGCCTATCAGATGACCGCCCACAGCGACCCGGTCGCTCAGCTCAACACCTTCGGGATCAGCCCGGGATACCTTTCCGACTTCAAGGACATGTCCACCCAGTCGACCACCACCCCCGACGGGGTGGAACGCGACGGAGCCACGGGTCATGCCGAATACGCCCGCAACGGCGACAACGGTCAGCTCCGCACCTCCGGTTACAACACCGCTGTCGTCGTCGCCGGTCTGCCCGACCAGGTCATCGAGGGCGACTCCGGCGGTGAGGTCGTCCTGAAGGACATCTTGACCGGGCGGATCATCCCGCATTGA
- the bla gene encoding class A beta-lactamase, producing the protein MAALSLVAAGCGSDTEPATAKAPADAGRAFADLETQHTARLGVYAVDTGTGRTAVHRDGERFPVASTFKGLACGVLLRDHPLSTGYFDQVIRYPATDLVDASPVTQKRVDTGMTVAELCHAAITASDNTAGNQLLKLLGGPAGFTASLRSLGDTVTRLDRWETELNTAIPGDERDTTTPAALAADYRLLVLGDVLGESERAQLKSWLVDNTTGGARIRAGLPAGWIVGDKTGSPAYGGALDVAIAWPPDRAPLVIAVLSGKSEPTAAADNPLVAEATRAAVRELG; encoded by the coding sequence ATGGCCGCGCTGTCGCTCGTCGCCGCGGGCTGCGGTTCGGATACGGAACCCGCGACGGCGAAGGCGCCGGCCGATGCGGGCCGGGCCTTCGCCGATCTGGAGACGCAGCACACGGCGCGACTGGGCGTCTACGCGGTCGATACCGGCACCGGCCGCACCGCGGTCCATCGCGACGGTGAGCGGTTCCCGGTCGCGTCCACGTTCAAGGGGCTCGCGTGCGGCGTTCTGCTGCGCGACCATCCGCTGTCGACGGGCTACTTCGACCAGGTGATCCGTTATCCCGCAACCGATCTCGTCGATGCCTCGCCGGTGACCCAGAAGCGCGTCGACACCGGCATGACCGTCGCCGAGCTGTGCCACGCCGCGATCACCGCGTCCGACAACACCGCGGGCAACCAGCTGCTGAAGCTGCTCGGTGGTCCGGCGGGCTTCACCGCGTCCCTGCGCTCCCTCGGCGACACCGTCACGCGCCTGGACCGCTGGGAAACCGAGCTGAACACCGCGATTCCCGGCGACGAGCGGGATACCACCACGCCCGCGGCCCTCGCCGCCGACTACCGGCTCCTCGTTCTCGGCGACGTCCTCGGCGAATCCGAACGGGCGCAGCTGAAGTCGTGGCTCGTCGACAACACGACCGGCGGTGCGCGGATCCGCGCCGGACTGCCCGCGGGCTGGATCGTCGGGGACAAGACCGGCAGCCCCGCGTACGGCGGCGCCCTCGACGTCGCCATCGCGTGGCCGCCGGATCGCGCGCCACTGGTCATCGCGGTGCTGAGCGGGAAGTCCGAACCGACGGCCGCCGCGGACAACCCGCTGGTCGCCGAGGCCACCCGTGCGGCGGTCCGGGAACTCGGCTGA
- a CDS encoding LysR family transcriptional regulator — protein sequence MDLIRHLRFFVSVADERHFGRAAAALDMTQPPLSQGLRRLERHLGIDLIHRTRHGAVLTSAGLQLLPRARLLVDDAERLLAESHRIANSRGTVHWGATAALPDRMVTACVGALRTTVAEDATVATTVGTTVDLVADVRAGLCDVAVIEHPALVDGVEARPVVKVPRWLVVPADHRSAAAERPGFPMLAGLSFACPPRATNPPAVDTLLDLLRERGLDAPTVPAPDDRAVLAATAAGTSFGLTAIPPADTPGVTWIRLAPQALALRVRVVHRPGADAHADAVDGVLFRERLR from the coding sequence ATGGATCTGATCCGCCACCTCCGCTTCTTCGTCTCCGTCGCGGACGAGAGACATTTCGGCAGGGCGGCGGCCGCGCTCGACATGACCCAGCCGCCGCTGTCGCAGGGACTTCGCCGCCTGGAACGGCATCTCGGCATCGATCTCATCCACCGCACCCGCCACGGCGCCGTACTCACCTCGGCCGGGCTGCAACTGCTTCCCCGGGCGCGGCTGCTGGTCGACGATGCCGAGCGCCTGCTCGCCGAGTCCCACCGCATCGCGAACTCGCGTGGCACCGTGCACTGGGGAGCGACCGCGGCGCTGCCCGACCGGATGGTCACGGCCTGCGTGGGCGCGCTGCGCACGACCGTTGCCGAGGATGCGACGGTAGCCACAACGGTGGGCACGACCGTCGACCTGGTCGCCGACGTGCGGGCCGGACTGTGCGACGTCGCGGTGATCGAGCATCCCGCGCTCGTCGACGGCGTCGAGGCCCGGCCGGTCGTCAAGGTGCCGAGGTGGCTCGTGGTTCCGGCCGACCATCGCAGTGCCGCCGCCGAGCGGCCGGGCTTCCCGATGCTCGCCGGCCTGAGTTTCGCCTGCCCGCCGCGCGCCACCAACCCGCCCGCCGTCGACACCCTGCTGGATCTGCTGCGCGAGCGGGGCCTGGACGCACCGACCGTGCCGGCGCCCGACGACCGCGCCGTACTCGCCGCGACCGCCGCGGGAACAAGCTTCGGGCTCACCGCGATTCCGCCCGCCGATACCCCGGGGGTGACCTGGATACGCCTGGCGCCGCAGGCATTGGCGCTGCGCGTGCGCGTCGTCCACCGGCCCGGCGCCGACGCGCACGCCGACGCCGTCGACGGGGTGCTGTTCCGGGAGCGGCTGCGGTGA
- a CDS encoding serine hydrolase, with amino-acid sequence MSAADRIRAVFADAGCTGWLHARRCDDSAAETSAAEISVGGDERVVIASVYKLALLVAFCRHVDAGRIDPTARLTVLPADCTPGPTGIAVLRDPVTMSLRDLATSMMTVSDNAAADVLLGETGLGPVEELLNDLGLTRTRIVGGTADLHRSLVRDTDTHTTAEAFATLAENDEAWSVSAYDPSYTSATTPEEMTRLLRALWAGRVLSPEQTDFVRSVMRRQVWPHRIAAAFPHRTVSVAGKTGTIGVIRNEVAVVEFPDEYPVAVAVFTRAARADPELPVVDAAITESARIAVTELRRPLLPPD; translated from the coding sequence GTGAGCGCCGCGGACCGGATCCGCGCGGTCTTCGCCGACGCGGGGTGCACCGGCTGGCTGCACGCCCGCCGCTGCGACGACTCCGCCGCCGAGACCTCCGCCGCCGAGATCTCGGTGGGTGGTGACGAGCGGGTGGTCATCGCGTCGGTGTACAAGCTGGCGCTGCTGGTCGCGTTCTGCCGGCACGTCGACGCCGGCCGGATCGATCCCACCGCGCGGCTCACCGTGCTCCCGGCCGACTGCACGCCCGGACCGACCGGCATCGCCGTCCTGCGCGACCCGGTGACCATGAGCCTGCGGGACCTGGCGACCTCGATGATGACGGTCTCCGACAACGCCGCGGCCGACGTGCTGCTCGGCGAGACCGGCCTCGGCCCGGTCGAGGAACTACTGAACGACCTCGGACTCACCCGCACCCGGATCGTGGGCGGCACCGCGGACCTGCACCGCAGCCTGGTCCGCGACACCGACACCCACACCACCGCAGAGGCATTCGCGACCCTCGCGGAGAACGACGAGGCCTGGTCGGTCTCCGCCTACGACCCGTCCTACACCAGCGCGACAACGCCGGAGGAAATGACCCGCCTCCTACGCGCCCTGTGGGCCGGCCGGGTGCTGTCCCCCGAACAAACCGACTTCGTCCGCTCGGTAATGCGCCGCCAGGTCTGGCCGCACCGCATCGCCGCCGCCTTCCCCCACCGCACCGTCTCGGTCGCAGGCAAGACCGGAACCATCGGCGTAATCCGCAACGAGGTAGCCGTCGTAGAGTTCCCCGACGAATACCCTGTCGCGGTAGCGGTCTTCACCCGCGCGGCCCGAGCCGACCCGGAACTCCCCGTCGTAGACGCCGCCATCACCGAATCCGCCCGCATCGCGGTCACCGAACTCCGCCGCCCTCTACTACCCCCGGACTGA
- a CDS encoding SDR family oxidoreductase — MLLLGANGFIGINMLRALLDDDRVEGVTVLVRAKTSRGIRDRVLATARRFHVTLPNVHKLVVLEGDYTQPDFGLAPADYGQLQRAIGAVVHAAGSTLYAPYLHHRGQGLVPMLRLIEFCLEGRVKRLEVIGSAASAAFTRRRDFFKFDLFHSGYPRNKWVTHQVAVEAHRRGVPVTMCLAPYVMGGPKTDFHDPGGRYIAYRMYSYLREIGKIYDSDVQLPCAPADCVADAVVENLFSPDPRTVYYPYMPFTARDAARLFGWQPVPMPEFIAALRRTYPLNSPGRLRTLLKPSAATQLQIKRALILRTLLNRRNEQALRTSVEHLLEIGRPVTLPGDMTPSDVIAACMRTNAPRSDKHLTRDITSPAEPQPKFVGIRP, encoded by the coding sequence GTGCTGCTGCTCGGCGCGAACGGTTTCATCGGGATCAACATGTTGCGGGCACTACTGGACGACGATCGGGTGGAGGGGGTGACCGTGCTGGTGCGGGCCAAGACATCACGCGGCATTCGCGACCGAGTCCTCGCCACGGCACGCCGCTTTCACGTGACCCTGCCCAACGTGCACAAACTGGTGGTGCTCGAGGGCGACTACACGCAGCCCGATTTCGGGCTCGCCCCTGCCGACTATGGGCAGCTGCAACGCGCGATCGGTGCCGTGGTTCACGCCGCCGGGTCCACCCTGTACGCGCCATATCTGCACCACCGGGGCCAGGGATTGGTGCCGATGCTGCGGCTGATCGAGTTCTGCCTGGAAGGGCGCGTCAAACGTCTCGAGGTCATCGGCTCCGCCGCGTCTGCGGCGTTCACCCGTCGCCGGGACTTCTTCAAGTTCGATCTCTTCCACTCCGGATATCCACGGAACAAGTGGGTCACCCATCAGGTCGCGGTCGAAGCGCACCGCCGTGGCGTGCCCGTAACCATGTGCTTGGCGCCGTACGTCATGGGCGGTCCGAAGACGGATTTCCACGATCCCGGTGGCCGCTACATCGCGTACCGCATGTACAGCTACCTCCGCGAGATCGGCAAGATCTACGACTCCGACGTGCAGCTCCCCTGCGCGCCCGCCGATTGCGTCGCCGACGCCGTCGTGGAGAACCTGTTCTCCCCGGACCCCAGAACCGTTTACTACCCCTACATGCCGTTCACCGCACGCGATGCTGCCCGGCTTTTCGGATGGCAGCCGGTTCCGATGCCCGAGTTCATTGCGGCGCTGCGGCGCACATATCCGTTGAACTCGCCCGGACGGCTGCGCACGCTCCTCAAACCGTCTGCCGCGACCCAACTGCAAATCAAACGAGCGCTCATCCTGCGCACACTGCTGAACCGCCGCAACGAACAAGCCCTCCGAACCAGTGTCGAGCACCTCCTCGAGATCGGTCGGCCGGTCACGCTGCCCGGCGACATGACGCCCTCGGATGTCATCGCAGCCTGCATGCGCACCAACGCACCCCGAAGCGACAAACATCTGACGCGAGACATAACAAGCCCCGCTGAACCGCAGCCCAAATTCGTCGGCATCAGACCCTGA
- a CDS encoding MerR family transcriptional regulator — protein MTKASYLKVGDLATATGLTVRTLHYYDEIGLLSPSGRSGVGHRLYSSEDVERLYRINLLRQLGLRLDEVSAALDDPDYDLVAMMNRHIAQLDHNLAIGHRLRQRLTTMTGTLADQRTPDTHELLETLEDMAMLNTAIQRRIPTLVYTDIDAAYTFLTEAFGFEPGQINHGENGIAHHAELTAGDGVIWLHQVSEQFALRSPKQVGACTEGMSIIVDDVDAHYRTAKSAGAHIIYEPVDQFYGYREYSAYDNEQHLWTFMKPLQ, from the coding sequence GTGACGAAGGCGAGCTACCTCAAGGTGGGTGACCTGGCCACGGCGACCGGCCTGACGGTCCGGACGCTGCACTACTACGACGAAATCGGCCTGCTGTCGCCGTCCGGCCGCAGCGGAGTCGGACACCGCCTCTACTCGTCCGAAGACGTGGAGCGGCTGTACCGGATCAACCTGCTCCGGCAGCTCGGCCTACGCCTGGACGAGGTGTCGGCCGCACTCGACGACCCGGACTACGACCTGGTCGCCATGATGAACCGCCACATCGCCCAACTCGACCACAACCTAGCCATCGGCCACCGCCTACGCCAACGCCTGACCACCATGACCGGCACGCTGGCCGACCAACGCACCCCCGACACCCACGAACTACTCGAAACCCTGGAGGACATGGCCATGCTGAACACCGCCATTCAACGCCGCATCCCCACCCTGGTCTACACCGACATCGACGCCGCCTACACATTCCTGACCGAAGCCTTCGGCTTCGAACCCGGCCAAATCAACCACGGCGAGAACGGAATAGCCCACCACGCCGAACTCACCGCCGGCGACGGCGTCATCTGGCTACACCAGGTCTCCGAGCAATTCGCCCTCCGCTCCCCCAAACAGGTAGGCGCCTGCACCGAGGGCATGTCCATCATCGTCGACGACGTAGACGCCCACTACCGCACCGCCAAATCCGCAGGCGCCCACATCATCTACGAGCCCGTGGACCAGTTCTACGGCTACCGCGAATACAGCGCCTACGACAACGAACAACACCTCTGGACCTTCATGAAGCCCTTGCAGTAA
- a CDS encoding helix-turn-helix domain-containing protein — translation MQFRVHKRPQRAYDERMDGGDLDYTVVTGARLRAAREAAGVSLSMLSARTHYSKSLLGQLETGQRRVLSEHIRAYSDALGIGSSLFIEPSDGEKAAAEWLKRIEASDIGGDTLDRIELAVDDLAAAYPTTPPGELLVRIRQYLGYAGRLMDSRMTLAQHRRLLVTSGWFSLLASTCHIDLGELPAAAARGHLAWALAAESEHREISAWCLETRAWQKLTDGEFAEAAKLSRSAQEVAPEGTSVYIQATAQEGRALSRLGDGKGAYGALRRVARLVSGMPAPDRPEHHFQYDPAKSDAYVATTLAWLGDPAAESYARHVLADLAAAPAARPRRIASANLDLGLALVAADKPDEAAHAALTAVTSGRLVPSNYWRVSEVVVGIENRDSSDASVVRDAFRDIYSVPPDKSSYL, via the coding sequence ATGCAGTTCCGCGTCCACAAGCGTCCACAGCGCGCTTACGATGAGCGCATGGACGGCGGGGACCTCGACTACACGGTGGTCACCGGTGCGCGTTTGCGCGCTGCCCGCGAGGCGGCAGGGGTCAGCCTGTCGATGCTGTCGGCGCGGACGCATTACTCCAAATCCCTATTGGGACAACTGGAAACGGGTCAGCGTCGGGTCTTGTCGGAGCACATTCGCGCCTACTCCGATGCGCTGGGGATTGGCTCCTCGCTGTTCATCGAACCCTCCGACGGGGAGAAGGCAGCGGCCGAGTGGCTGAAGCGCATCGAGGCGTCGGATATCGGTGGTGACACCCTCGATCGGATAGAGCTGGCGGTGGACGACTTGGCGGCGGCTTATCCGACGACGCCGCCGGGCGAGTTACTTGTGCGTATTCGGCAGTATCTCGGTTACGCCGGCCGTCTGATGGACAGCAGGATGACGTTGGCGCAGCACCGGCGGTTGCTCGTTACGTCCGGATGGTTCTCACTGCTGGCCAGCACGTGCCATATTGATCTCGGTGAGTTGCCCGCCGCGGCGGCGCGCGGGCATTTGGCTTGGGCTCTCGCGGCGGAATCGGAGCACCGCGAGATATCGGCGTGGTGTCTCGAAACACGAGCGTGGCAGAAGCTGACGGATGGTGAGTTCGCCGAGGCGGCCAAGCTGTCGCGGTCCGCCCAGGAAGTTGCCCCGGAGGGCACCTCGGTCTATATCCAAGCGACCGCGCAGGAGGGGCGCGCGTTATCCCGGCTCGGCGACGGCAAGGGCGCGTACGGAGCACTCCGCAGAGTCGCGAGGCTGGTATCCGGAATGCCTGCACCGGACCGGCCGGAACACCACTTCCAGTACGACCCAGCGAAATCCGATGCGTATGTGGCTACGACACTGGCATGGCTCGGAGACCCGGCGGCCGAGTCCTACGCGCGGCATGTCCTCGCCGACCTCGCCGCCGCGCCGGCTGCACGTCCGCGCCGTATCGCATCGGCGAACCTCGACCTGGGCCTGGCTCTCGTCGCCGCCGACAAACCCGACGAGGCCGCGCACGCCGCGCTCACGGCGGTCACGTCCGGGCGACTGGTCCCATCGAACTATTGGCGGGTGTCCGAAGTCGTGGTCGGAATCGAGAACCGCGATTCGTCCGACGCCTCCGTCGTCCGGGATGCTTTCCGAGATATCTACTCGGTACCACCCGATAAATCGTCGTATCTCTGA